The Polaribacter sp. MED152 region ATGATGCTCCTAGTTTTAAAAACTTTTTACCACATATTGTTCCACTGATTACTACAGTAGAGTTAGAAGATAAAACTATTTCTATTTTAGGCGATGTAAAAGATTTATATGGCTGGTATTATTCGTTAGTTAAAGATATTAATAAAGATGATTCAAGCCCTGAATTAATTGCTTTAGTAAAAGAGCTTACAAAAGACAAGAAGACAGATTTAGAGAAGGTGAAAGCCATTTATTATTGGACCCAGAAAAACATAAAATATATCGCTTTTGAATATGCTTTGGGAGGTTTTATACCAAGAGAATCTAATGATGTTTTTAGAAAAAAATATGGTGATTGTAAAGATAACTCTAGTATTCTTTATAAAATGCTAGAAATTGCAGGTTTAGATGGTAATTTAACTTGGATTGGTACAAGAAGCATTCCATATACTTATGAGCAAGTGCCAACTCCTGTTGTAGATAATCATATGATTTTAACCTACAATTTTGAAGGTAAAAATTACTTTTTAGATGCTACAGGTAGATATATTAAAATGGGTTTACCCACTTCATTTATTCAAGGTAAGGAAGCTTTAGTATCTTATAAAAATGATTTTAAGATTGTTAACGTACCAATTATAGAAGCAAAGGAGAATATTATTTCAGATGATACTAAACTACAGTTAATAAATGGTCAATTAATAGGTGAAAGCACAACAACACTAAGAGGTTATCCTAAAATAGATATTTACAATAAGTTGGAAAATTTGAACACCAATGCTAAAACTAAAGAGTTTTACAATTTAAATCTTAAAAAAGGTAATAATAAATTTCTTATTACAGATTACAAAGAGATCAATAAATATGACTATGATGAAGCGTTTAGTATTACCTATGATTTTAAAATTGAAAATTATGCAAAAAAATTAGGAGACGAAATTTACATCAACCTTAACTTAAATCAATATGCTTCAGATTATAAGGTTAAGAAAAACAGAAAGCGCCCTTTAGAATATGATTATAAAAGGTTCTATCAAGCTAAAACTACCTTAGAAATTCCCAAAGGTTATGCAGTGGACTATATACCAGAATCAAAAACCTTTAAAAATGATTTGTTAGTGTGTGAAATAAATTACGAAATAATAAATAACACAGTAGTTTATCAGCAAAAATTCACACAAGATTACTTAGTACTAAAATTAGAAGATCAGAAAACCGTTAACGATCTAATTAAAAAAATAGAAAAATTCTACAAAGAAATAATTGTTTTAAAAAAGAAATAAGTACCAAGAAAAGAAAATTATTACTAACCCTATTTATAGTTATTGCACAATTTAGTATCGGTCAAAATGAACCCTTTTATAAAAGTTATGATTGGGAAAAAAGTCCGAATTATAAAGTAGATGAGTCAGAGGAAAATATGGTTTCTTTAAAAGAGAAATTAGTAACAGAATTTTTTTATGATGGAGATAATTTTGTGGAATATTTTTTAGAACATAAAGTACTTTGGTTAAATTCAGATGATGTTATAGAAGACTATAATAAAATTTATTTGCCATTTTCGTCAGATTCAGAACTTCAAATAAACAAAGCTAGAGTTATAGATGTAAAAGGTAAAATAATAGATTTAGATGAATCTAAGATACTTACTGCAGAAGATGAAGAGTCAGGTAGAACATATAAATACTTCGCATTTGAAGGTATCACAAAAGGTAGTTTTATTGAGTTTTTATATGTGGTTAAAAGAAGCCCATTATATATGGGTAAAAGAATTACTGTACAAGCATCATATCCAAAAAGTAATGTTCAATTTGATTTATTTTCACCTAACAATTTAATTTTTGACATAAAAACGTATAATGGGGTACCTAGTATTACTGAAGACACAACAAATGTCAATAAGAATCATTACAAGCTAAGAATTCCTAAAATTGATAAACTAGAAAACGAATATATGTCTGCATATAATGCTTCTAGAGGTTCCTTAATCTATAAATTAGATAAAAACACCGCTAATAATAGCAGTAATATTGTTTCTTATGATAAGGTTTCGCAAAATCTGTACGACTATTATTACAAAGATTATTCTAAAAACACAGTACAGGCAATTAACTCGTTTTTGAAAGAATTAAACATTTCTAGCACTACAGAAGAAGAACAAAAAATAAGGGTTATTGATAATTTTATAAAATCGAATGTTTACTCATCAGACATTTATAGTGAGGATTTAGAAAATTTAGATGAAGTATTAAATAAAAAAGTAGCCAATGAAACAGGAGTGCTAAAGTTGTATTTGGCTTTATTAAGAAGTTTAAATATAAAACACGAACTTGTTTTAACAAGTAATCGAAAAGAGTTAAAGTTTGATAGAAAGTTTGAAGCTAATAATTTTCTAACCGAGTTTTTAATCTACTTTCCAAAACACAAAAAGTACCTTTCTCCAAATGCCAACAATACTAGATATGGCTTTCCAGCTCCTTTTTATACAGATAACTATGGGTTGTTTATTAAAGAGGTTACTGTAGGTGATTTTAAATTTGCCCTTGGTAAAATCAAATATATTAAGCCTGTAAAAGCAGCCATGAATTTGGATACTATGGTTGTGGATGTTAGTTTCGATGATGAAGATTTAACAACTAACAGTATTCATTTTGAAAGGGCTTTTAATGGTTATTATGCTATGAACATACAGCCATTTACTAATTTAATTATAGGTGAAAAAAGGCAAGAATTAATTGACGGAATTTTTGAAAATATCAGTGAGAACATAGAAATCTCAAAAAGTGAAATGATAAATGACTCGCCTAATTTATTTGGTGTAAAACCTATAACTTTTATATCAGATTTTTCAAGTAATGATTTTGTAGAAAAAGCAGGAAGAAAATATCTTTTTAAACTAGGTAAATTAATTGGTGCACAAATGCAGTTATATCAAGAAAAGAAAAGAGTACTTCCTTTAGAGAATGAGTTTCAAAGAAGTTATTTTAGAACAATCAATATAAAAATTCCTGAAGGGTATAAGATTACGAATTTAGATGAAATAAACATTAGCAACGTTTATAATTTAAAGGGCAAAGAGTTATTTTCTTTCAAGTCTTATTATTCTATAGAAGGCAACGTTCTTAAAATTACTGCAGATGAACATTATAGAAAGAATATAGTTGCAGTAGATATTTATGAAGAATATAGAAAGGTTATTAATAGCGCTGCCGATTTTAATAAAATAGTATTGCTTTTAGAGAAAGAATAATGGCAAGTAGAAAAACAAAAAACCTCGCAAATTGCGAGGTTTTTTTATTTGTATTTTAAAATAGAATCTATCCTAAAGTTACTCTTTTAAAAGATGATATTTCAACATCACCATACGTGTTTACGTAGTCCGCAACATTTTTCTTTTCATCTTTAATAAAAGTTTGGTCTAATAAACACTGCTCCATATCTAAAGTAGTATTATCAGCAACGAATCTTTCCATTTTTCCTGGTAAAATTCTATCCCAAATTTGCTCTGGTTTTCCTTCAGCAGCTAATTGTGCTTTTGCATCAGCTTCAGCTTGCGCTAAAACCTCAGGAGTTAATTGAGATCTAGAAATAAATTGAGGTACATTTTTTAATGTTTTACCTAATCTACCTAACTCAATATTATCTTTTTCAATAACTGCAATTCTAGCTTCTGTTTCAGCAGCTACATACGCAGGATCAAAATCTTTGTAAGATAAAGTTGTTGCTCCCATAGATGCTACTTGCATAGCAACGTCTTTCGCTAAAGTTTCAGCATTATCTACAACAGCAGATAAACCTACTAAAGCAGCAATTTTACCAATGTGAGTATAAGCACCAACATAAGCAGCTTTAACTTTTTCAAAAGCAGTAATTTCTAATTTTTCACCAATTACACCAGTTTGTTCAACTAATTTATCAGCAACAGTCATACCACCAAAATCAGCAGCTAAGAAATCTTCTTTGTTGTCATAGTTTAAAGCGATATCTGCGAATTCACCTCCTAAAGCAACAAACTTTTCGTTTTTACCAACAAAGTCAGTTTCACAAGCTAAAACAATGGCAACACCTTCTGTTTTGTCATCGTTTATTCTTGTAACAGCAACACCTTCTGTAGATTCTCTATCAGCTCTTTTTGCTGCAATTTTCTGTCCTTTCTTACGTAAAACGTCAATTGCTTGATCAAAATCACCACCTGCTTCAACTAATGCCTTTTTACAGTCCATCATTCCAGCTCCAGTAGCTTCTCTTAATTTTTTAACATCAGCAGCACTTACTTTTACTGTTCCCATGTTATGTTATAATTTAAAAGTTAAACTTATTTTTTTTCTTCAGCTTTTTCTTCAGCTTTCGCTTCTTTAGCTGTTGTTGTTCCTTCTGTTGTATTTACTACAGCTTCTTCTAAATTAGGCTTCTCAGCTTTTACAGCATCCTTTGCAGGTGCTTTTTCTTTTTTAGGAGCTTTAGTTTCTTTACCTTTTTCTTTGTCTGCTTTTCTTTCAGATAAACCTTCAGCAATTGCATCGGTTACAAAACCTAAAACTTTATCAATAGATTTAGAAGCATCGTCATTGGCAGGAATTACATAATCTACTAATCTTGGATCAGAGTTTGTATCTACCATTGCAAAAATTGGAATATTTAATTTTTGAGCTTCTGCTACAGCAATGTGTTCTTTTTTAATATCGATTACAAATAAAGCACCAGGTAAACGAGTCATATCAGAGATAGAACCTAAATTCTTTTCTAATTTTTCTCTTTGACGATTAATTTGTAATTTTTCTCTTTTTGATAATGCATCAAAAGAACCATCTTGCTTCATTCTATCAATAGAAGCCATTTTCTTAACAGCTTTTCTAATAGTAACAAAGTTAGTTAACATACCACCTGGCCATCTTTCTGTGATGTAAGGCATGTTTACCGCTTTTGCTTTTTCAGCAACGATATCTTTTGCTTGCTTTTTTGTAGCAACAAATAAAATTTTACGTCCAGAGTTAGCAATCTTTTTTAAAGCTTCTGAAGTCTCTTCTATTTTAGCTGCAGTTTTATACAAATCAATGATGTGTACACCATTTCTTTCTGTATAAATATAAGGAGCCATGTTAGGGTTCCATTTTCTAGTTAAGTGTCCAAAATGAACACCACTATCTAGTAATTCTTGAATGTTTATGTTTGCCATCTTTTAAAATGTGTTTACTTTCTGTTTTGAAATCAATAACTAAGTAGTCTTTCGAGTCTTAATTATTTAGATACTAAACTGTTTATATTTATATAATTGTAATAATAACAGTTCTCAAAGAAAATACCTTGCAGAATAAATTCTGCAAAAATATTAACGTTTCGAGAATTGGAATTTTTTACGTGCTTTCTTCTGACCAAATTTCTTACGTTCAACCATTCTTGGGTCTCTCGTTAATAATCCTTCTGGTTTTAAGACAGCTCTATGATCTTCGTTAATAGAAACTAAAGCTCTTGTAATTGCTAAACGAATAGCTTCAGCTTGTCCAGTAACTCCACCACCATAAACATTAACCTTAATATCGTAAGATTCTAAGTTTTCTGTTAACATTAAAGGTTGTTGAACTTTATACTGTAAAGTACCTGTAGTAAAGTAACTTTTATAGTCTTTTTTATTTACAGTGATGTTACCTTTACCTTCTGAAAGATAAATACGAGCAACAGCTGTTTTTCTTCTACCGATTTTGTGTACTATATCCATTATTTGTAATCGTTAAGGTTAATAGCTTTAGGTTCTTGACCTGCGTGTTTGTGCTCACCACCTGCATATACATACAGGTTTCTGTATAAAGCACTACCTAATGTATTTTTAGGTAACATTCCTTTTACTGCTTTCTCGATTAATCTTGTAGGATCTTTCTCGAACATTTCTGTTGCAGTTAACGATCTTTGACCACCTGGATAACCTGTGTGACGAATGTAAGACTTGTCTCTCATCTTGTTTCCAGTTAGTACAATTTTTTCTGCGTTGATAATAACCACGTTATCTCCACAATCTACGTGAGGAGTATAATTTGGTTTGTATTTACCTCTAATTAGCTTAGCTACTTTAGAAGCTAGACGACCCAACGTTTGCCCGTCCGCATCAACTAAAACCCACTCCTTGTTTACGGTAGCTGCGTTTGCTGATACTGTTTTGTAACTTAATGTGTTCATAATTACACTATTAGTTTTTGTTCAATTAATAATATTTGTTTTCCTTAAAAAAGGAGTGCAAATGTAAGGAGATTTATTTGATTGACAAATAGCACTTTAATATATTTTTTGGGAATTCTTTTTTCATTTGTAAATCTTAAAATAATTAACATAAACTTAAGAAAATAGAGAGGTATTTTTGCACTTGAATTCAGGAGTTTTTTTTCATCAGAAATTTTATAAAATTTAAGGCAATTAAATGGGGAAATTTTTACTTTTTTTATCAGTGATAGCAGTTTTTTCAGCAAAGATTAATGCTCAAGATAATTCCACTACTAAAATTCCGAAAAGAATATACACCACCAAAAAACTTATTGAAAAACCAATTATTGATGGTGATGTTTCTGATGCTGCTTGGGATGTTGTAGAATGGTCTACCGACTTTACAGAAAAAGATCCAGATGAAGGCACAGATCCTGCACATCAAACAATGTTTAAAGTTATGTATGATGATAAATATCTTTACGTTGCTTTGCGTGCTTGGGATGCAAACCCTGAATTAATTCAAGAAAGACTTAGTAGAAGAGATGGTTTTGCAGGAGATAGAATTAATGTAATTATTGATAGTTATCATGATAAAAGAACTGCCTTTGTTTTTACAACAACTGCAGCTGGTGTTAAAGGTGAAGAATTTGCCTCTCAAAATGGGGAAAATTGGGATGACAGTTGGAATCCAATATGGTATACAGATGCCAAAGTAGATGATAAAGGATGGACAGCTGAAATGAAAATTCCTTTTAGTCAATTACGATTTGGGAAAGCAAAAGAACAAATTTGGGGTTTTAACGTTAATAGAACCATTTTTAGGCTGCAAGAAAGATCTTTGTGGCAAAGAATTCCTAACGATCAAGCAGGTTTTATAAGTGAAGCAGGTGAATTGCATGGGTTAAAAGATTTAAAGGCGCAAAAGCAATTAGAGATTCAGCCATTTACGGTCATGCAATACGATACTTATCCTCCAGAAGCTGGCAATCCTTTTCGAACAGGAAGCGATTTTAAATTCAATGCAGGTTTAGATGCAAAAATTGGTATTACTAACGATCTTACCTTAGATTTAACTGTTAATCCTGATTTTGGTCAGGTAGAAGCAGATCCAGGAGCAATTGCTTTAGATGGTTTTCAGATATTTTTTAGAGAGCAAAGACCATTTTTTGTAGAAAACAGCAATATTTTCGATTATGAATTTGCTAATGGTAGAGATAATCTTTTCTATAGTAGAAGAATAGGTAGAAATCCTCATAGAAGTGCAAACCTTGCTTTTGGTGAATATGCAAATGAACCACAAAATTCAAGAATATTAGGAGCTGCAAAGTTTTCTGGAAAAACTAGAGATGGCTGGTCTATAGGAGTTTTAGAAAGTGTAACTGGAAATGAGTTTGCAGAGATTCGAGAAGTTAATGGTGGCACAAGAGAAGAAATTGTAGAACCTTTAACCAATTATTTTGTAACCCGAGTTCAGAAAGATTTTAATGAAAGAAACTCTTTTATTGGTGGTATTTTTACAGCTACAAATAGACATTTAGATGGCGATTTTAATGAGTTGCACAAAGCGGCATATTCAGGAGGTATCGATTTTCAGCACAACTGGCACAATAGAGATTATTATTTAGATGGTAATGTAATAATGAGCCATGTTTTAGGAAGTACAGAAGCTATCACTCAAACCCAAACTACATTAAGACATAATTTTCAGAGAGTAGATGCTACTCATGTTTCTGTAGATCCTA contains the following coding sequences:
- a CDS encoding DUF3857 domain-containing protein, with translation MERFLRLKSYNVFFLLVISTLNLNAQYSEEFVKYSDVYPEANRVRLQQNIEIRIEENDGKISIKQNILEEDLFLNESATYNSKNRLSFSSFFELENIEASSFNYNNGKYSEIEVTNFIEKDELDDSFYDDSKTLNFIYPNLKKGSKTKLTYTQIVKNPRFLSTFYLADYFPIINNKIKIIVDNNIGLDFKKFYTDKVDLTYSTKKRRKTTEHLWEIRNTKDYDFENDAPSFKNFLPHIVPLITTVELEDKTISILGDVKDLYGWYYSLVKDINKDDSSPELIALVKELTKDKKTDLEKVKAIYYWTQKNIKYIAFEYALGGFIPRESNDVFRKKYGDCKDNSSILYKMLEIAGLDGNLTWIGTRSIPYTYEQVPTPVVDNHMILTYNFEGKNYFLDATGRYIKMGLPTSFIQGKEALVSYKNDFKIVNVPIIEAKENIISDDTKLQLINGQLIGESTTTLRGYPKIDIYNKLENLNTNAKTKEFYNLNLKKGNNKFLITDYKEINKYDYDEAFSITYDFKIENYAKKLGDEIYINLNLNQYASDYKVKKNRKRPLEYDYKRFYQAKTTLEIPKGYAVDYIPESKTFKNDLLVCEINYEIINNTVVYQQKFTQDYLVLKLEDQKTVNDLIKKIEKFYKEIIVLKKK
- a CDS encoding DUF3857 domain-containing protein, yielding MVSLKEKLVTEFFYDGDNFVEYFLEHKVLWLNSDDVIEDYNKIYLPFSSDSELQINKARVIDVKGKIIDLDESKILTAEDEESGRTYKYFAFEGITKGSFIEFLYVVKRSPLYMGKRITVQASYPKSNVQFDLFSPNNLIFDIKTYNGVPSITEDTTNVNKNHYKLRIPKIDKLENEYMSAYNASRGSLIYKLDKNTANNSSNIVSYDKVSQNLYDYYYKDYSKNTVQAINSFLKELNISSTTEEEQKIRVIDNFIKSNVYSSDIYSEDLENLDEVLNKKVANETGVLKLYLALLRSLNIKHELVLTSNRKELKFDRKFEANNFLTEFLIYFPKHKKYLSPNANNTRYGFPAPFYTDNYGLFIKEVTVGDFKFALGKIKYIKPVKAAMNLDTMVVDVSFDDEDLTTNSIHFERAFNGYYAMNIQPFTNLIIGEKRQELIDGIFENISENIEISKSEMINDSPNLFGVKPITFISDFSSNDFVEKAGRKYLFKLGKLIGAQMQLYQEKKRVLPLENEFQRSYFRTINIKIPEGYKITNLDEINISNVYNLKGKELFSFKSYYSIEGNVLKITADEHYRKNIVAVDIYEEYRKVINSAADFNKIVLLLEKE
- the tsf gene encoding translation elongation factor Ts, which translates into the protein MGTVKVSAADVKKLREATGAGMMDCKKALVEAGGDFDQAIDVLRKKGQKIAAKRADRESTEGVAVTRINDDKTEGVAIVLACETDFVGKNEKFVALGGEFADIALNYDNKEDFLAADFGGMTVADKLVEQTGVIGEKLEITAFEKVKAAYVGAYTHIGKIAALVGLSAVVDNAETLAKDVAMQVASMGATTLSYKDFDPAYVAAETEARIAVIEKDNIELGRLGKTLKNVPQFISRSQLTPEVLAQAEADAKAQLAAEGKPEQIWDRILPGKMERFVADNTTLDMEQCLLDQTFIKDEKKNVADYVNTYGDVEISSFKRVTLG
- the rpsB gene encoding 30S ribosomal protein S2, giving the protein MANINIQELLDSGVHFGHLTRKWNPNMAPYIYTERNGVHIIDLYKTAAKIEETSEALKKIANSGRKILFVATKKQAKDIVAEKAKAVNMPYITERWPGGMLTNFVTIRKAVKKMASIDRMKQDGSFDALSKREKLQINRQREKLEKNLGSISDMTRLPGALFVIDIKKEHIAVAEAQKLNIPIFAMVDTNSDPRLVDYVIPANDDASKSIDKVLGFVTDAIAEGLSERKADKEKGKETKAPKKEKAPAKDAVKAEKPNLEEAVVNTTEGTTTAKEAKAEEKAEEKK
- the rpsI gene encoding 30S ribosomal protein S9, giving the protein MDIVHKIGRRKTAVARIYLSEGKGNITVNKKDYKSYFTTGTLQYKVQQPLMLTENLESYDIKVNVYGGGVTGQAEAIRLAITRALVSINEDHRAVLKPEGLLTRDPRMVERKKFGQKKARKKFQFSKR
- the rplM gene encoding 50S ribosomal protein L13, with protein sequence MNTLSYKTVSANAATVNKEWVLVDADGQTLGRLASKVAKLIRGKYKPNYTPHVDCGDNVVIINAEKIVLTGNKMRDKSYIRHTGYPGGQRSLTATEMFEKDPTRLIEKAVKGMLPKNTLGSALYRNLYVYAGGEHKHAGQEPKAINLNDYK
- a CDS encoding DUF5916 domain-containing protein; translation: MGKFLLFLSVIAVFSAKINAQDNSTTKIPKRIYTTKKLIEKPIIDGDVSDAAWDVVEWSTDFTEKDPDEGTDPAHQTMFKVMYDDKYLYVALRAWDANPELIQERLSRRDGFAGDRINVIIDSYHDKRTAFVFTTTAAGVKGEEFASQNGENWDDSWNPIWYTDAKVDDKGWTAEMKIPFSQLRFGKAKEQIWGFNVNRTIFRLQERSLWQRIPNDQAGFISEAGELHGLKDLKAQKQLEIQPFTVMQYDTYPPEAGNPFRTGSDFKFNAGLDAKIGITNDLTLDLTVNPDFGQVEADPGAIALDGFQIFFREQRPFFVENSNIFDYEFANGRDNLFYSRRIGRNPHRSANLAFGEYANEPQNSRILGAAKFSGKTRDGWSIGVLESVTGNEFAEIREVNGGTREEIVEPLTNYFVTRVQKDFNERNSFIGGIFTATNRHLDGDFNELHKAAYSGGIDFQHNWHNRDYYLDGNVIMSHVLGSTEAITQTQTTLRHNFQRVDATHVSVDPNKTSLTGTGGRIELGKNGGGNWRFNGGAIWRSPELELNDVGFLRRTDEIIQFGNLSYLWQVPTETYRNINARFEQGTFYDFQGNLNRIRFEVQGNVNWINNWSTEIGYGLNTHFYDNFFLRGGPRFRRPNTGFAYLFFNSDRSRMFSFTLGYSNRHSQEDVTSRDRFVIRTNYQPFDAFSMSLNIEYANLYDATQYVTETNFNTDARYILGEIQNQTLTTTLRLNYSFTPNISLQFYGQPFISKGRFTDLNYVVNPIANSINDRISIYDSNQISTQNETYLIDENRDGTTDYSFENPDFSFVQLQTNLVARWEYIPGSELFFVWARGSVGSVDPANDLVDSVSNQVFEAPANDTFLIKATYRFAR